One Cyanobium sp. Tous-M-B4 DNA segment encodes these proteins:
- a CDS encoding FAD-dependent oxidoreductase, whose protein sequence is MTLPSEAVDVLVWGGGTGGVAAAIQAARGGASTLLLTPGNWLGGMVSAAGVCCPDGNELTPWQTGLWGAFLRALEQAEPEGLDQNWVSCFGYRPASAEAILQGWVSELANLQWWPNSRLLAVQRQGARITAIQLEHKGESQWLACKVVVDGSDRGDLLPLAQAPFRLGWEAQEQWGEPSAPSLQRLQTEAFFKQQPVQSPTWVVMGQLQSEVLPPAAAPPPLAAPFELASEAFGLERTINYGRLPGGLVMLNWPLHGNDWHQGLERAFSADEAEQAALAAEMQSYSLQFARALEQASGGWLQLGHAFPAEAGSPAPWLAAMPYWREGRRLVGRSLVLEQHLLPLGSAESQGPLPLNASGELESIAVGNYANDHHYPGPDWPLAPKSIRWGGRWSGTPFCIPYGALLSAEIDNLLVADKAFGSSHMANGATRLQPLILNIGQAAGAAAALAVQRGIPPAELAPLAVQQCLIHDHRAPAAVVPLWDTPWHASDWLARQLQLLANPELLQANGQIGRPFQRPLSPSQGHPEPRESLWQGRVLPDGQGGYTFVSETDLSSDNAKREWPLISLEPGLNRWLQNLDKPTQAKLIGCANPWGPWLRASRLAAD, encoded by the coding sequence ATGACCCTGCCTTCAGAAGCAGTGGATGTTTTGGTTTGGGGGGGCGGCACCGGCGGCGTGGCCGCAGCAATCCAGGCGGCCCGCGGCGGTGCCAGCACGCTGTTGCTCACCCCTGGCAACTGGCTTGGGGGCATGGTGAGCGCCGCCGGCGTTTGCTGCCCCGATGGCAATGAGCTCACCCCCTGGCAGACAGGTCTCTGGGGAGCCTTTCTGCGCGCCCTTGAACAGGCCGAGCCGGAGGGACTGGATCAAAACTGGGTGAGTTGCTTTGGTTACCGGCCCGCCAGCGCAGAAGCGATCCTGCAGGGCTGGGTAAGCGAACTGGCCAATCTGCAGTGGTGGCCAAACAGCAGGCTGCTGGCGGTACAGCGTCAGGGGGCCCGCATCACAGCAATACAGCTGGAGCACAAGGGTGAAAGCCAATGGCTGGCCTGCAAAGTTGTGGTCGATGGCAGCGACCGCGGCGACCTGCTGCCGCTAGCGCAGGCTCCATTTCGACTCGGCTGGGAAGCCCAGGAGCAATGGGGCGAACCCAGTGCCCCCAGCCTGCAACGGCTGCAAACGGAAGCTTTTTTCAAGCAACAACCCGTGCAATCACCCACCTGGGTGGTGATGGGTCAACTCCAGAGCGAAGTGTTGCCGCCAGCTGCTGCCCCCCCGCCTTTGGCTGCGCCATTTGAACTGGCCAGCGAGGCCTTCGGTTTAGAGCGCACGATCAACTACGGGCGCCTGCCAGGCGGCCTGGTGATGCTCAACTGGCCGTTGCACGGAAATGACTGGCACCAAGGGCTGGAACGCGCCTTCAGCGCTGATGAAGCGGAGCAAGCTGCATTAGCGGCCGAAATGCAGTCCTACAGCCTGCAATTTGCAAGAGCCCTTGAGCAGGCAAGTGGGGGGTGGCTTCAACTGGGCCATGCCTTTCCTGCTGAAGCCGGCAGTCCTGCCCCCTGGCTGGCTGCCATGCCCTATTGGCGAGAGGGTCGAAGGCTGGTGGGCCGCTCGCTGGTGCTGGAACAGCACCTGCTCCCCCTAGGCAGCGCTGAATCCCAAGGGCCACTGCCGCTCAATGCCAGCGGCGAACTGGAGTCGATAGCGGTGGGCAACTACGCCAACGACCACCACTACCCCGGGCCTGACTGGCCCCTGGCACCTAAAAGCATTCGCTGGGGCGGGCGCTGGAGCGGCACTCCCTTCTGCATTCCCTACGGCGCCCTGCTGAGCGCTGAGATCGACAACCTGCTGGTAGCTGACAAGGCCTTCGGCAGCAGCCACATGGCCAATGGGGCCACCCGTTTGCAGCCCCTAATTCTGAACATCGGCCAGGCGGCCGGTGCGGCAGCGGCCCTGGCGGTACAGCGGGGCATCCCCCCAGCTGAGCTTGCTCCCCTGGCAGTTCAGCAGTGCCTGATCCACGATCACCGTGCTCCAGCGGCGGTAGTGCCGCTCTGGGACACCCCCTGGCATGCCAGCGATTGGTTAGCCCGCCAGCTGCAGCTGCTTGCCAATCCCGAACTCCTCCAGGCCAATGGCCAAATTGGGCGCCCATTTCAAAGACCCCTAAGTCCGAGCCAGGGCCATCCCGAACCCAGGGAGTCTCTGTGGCAAGGAAGGGTGCTGCCAGACGGCCAGGGCGGCTACACCTTTGTGAGCGAAACCGATCTCAGCAGTGATAACGCCAAAAGGGAGTGGCCCCTAATCAGCCTGGAGCCAGGCCTGAACCGCTGGCTGCAGAACCTTGATAAGCCGACCCAGGCCAAGTTGATTGGCTGTGCCAATCCATGGGGGCCGTGGTTGCGGGCCTCGCGACTGGCCGCGGATTAG
- a CDS encoding methionine--tRNA ligase — protein sequence MTYTLTTPLYYVNDRAHLGSAYTTLACDAVARHQRLRGESVMFITGCDEHGQKIQRTAEAAGLSPQAHCDLISEGYRDLWNRWQISNDRFIRTTDPRHRQLVAQFFDRVQANGDVVEGRQQGWYCVACEEFKDDAPGSEDPECPIHRKPLEWRDEVNLFFRLSRYQAQIEALIRQPGFIAPATRQKEVENFVAQGLRDFSISRIDLPWGIPVPGHEGHTFYVWFDALLGYLTALLDPAEPVVLEQVLERGWPAQLHVIGKDILRFHAVYWPAMLLSAGLPLPERVFGHGFLTREGQKMGKSLGNVLDPEVLLERCGRDAVRWYLLRDIPFGEDGDFQQQRFTDLVNNDLANTIGNLLNRTSSMARRWFADAVPPAGAAAQADHPLAVAALAAGNSVNTALDDLDFRRAAEVSLQLAIAANGYLNDQAPWKQMKLEGQESLVAADLYAVLEATRWVAVLLAPLLPELSDRMLVQLGQEPFASGPLASACDPGSQASPWLLAQRWGQLEPGLALIEPQPVMLRLELESPL from the coding sequence ATGACTTACACGCTCACCACCCCCCTTTATTACGTCAACGACCGCGCCCATCTCGGCAGTGCTTACACAACGCTTGCCTGCGATGCGGTGGCACGCCACCAGCGGCTGAGGGGTGAATCGGTGATGTTTATCACCGGCTGCGATGAACACGGCCAGAAGATCCAACGCACGGCCGAAGCGGCTGGACTTAGTCCGCAGGCCCATTGCGATCTAATCAGCGAGGGATATCGCGATCTTTGGAACCGTTGGCAAATCAGCAACGACCGCTTCATTCGCACCACCGACCCTCGCCACCGCCAATTGGTGGCTCAATTTTTTGACCGCGTGCAGGCCAATGGCGACGTGGTTGAGGGGCGTCAGCAGGGCTGGTATTGCGTTGCTTGCGAGGAATTCAAAGACGACGCACCGGGCAGTGAGGATCCCGAATGCCCGATCCATCGCAAGCCGTTGGAGTGGCGCGATGAGGTCAATTTGTTTTTCCGCCTTTCCCGCTATCAGGCCCAGATCGAGGCCCTGATTCGTCAGCCGGGCTTCATTGCCCCCGCCACCAGGCAAAAGGAGGTGGAAAACTTTGTGGCCCAGGGGCTGCGCGATTTTTCAATTTCCCGGATCGACCTGCCATGGGGCATTCCGGTGCCCGGCCATGAAGGCCATACCTTTTATGTGTGGTTTGACGCCCTGCTCGGCTATCTCACGGCCCTGCTCGACCCGGCGGAGCCAGTGGTGCTGGAGCAGGTGCTGGAGCGTGGCTGGCCGGCCCAGCTACATGTGATTGGCAAGGACATCCTGCGCTTCCACGCGGTTTATTGGCCGGCGATGTTGCTGTCTGCGGGGTTGCCGCTGCCAGAGCGCGTATTTGGCCACGGCTTTTTGACCCGCGAAGGCCAGAAGATGGGCAAGTCCCTTGGCAATGTGCTCGACCCTGAAGTGCTACTTGAGCGCTGTGGCCGCGATGCGGTGCGCTGGTACTTGCTGCGCGACATACCCTTCGGCGAGGACGGTGATTTCCAGCAGCAGCGCTTCACTGATCTGGTCAACAACGATTTGGCAAATACCATCGGCAATCTGCTGAACCGCACCTCCTCGATGGCACGGCGCTGGTTTGCAGATGCCGTGCCACCGGCCGGAGCCGCCGCCCAAGCCGATCACCCCCTGGCCGTTGCTGCCCTCGCGGCCGGCAACAGCGTCAATACGGCCTTAGACGACCTGGACTTCCGTCGCGCCGCTGAAGTGTCGCTGCAGCTAGCAATCGCTGCAAATGGCTACCTCAACGACCAGGCCCCCTGGAAGCAAATGAAGCTCGAGGGTCAGGAGAGTTTGGTGGCGGCGGATCTTTATGCCGTGCTCGAGGCCACCCGCTGGGTGGCGGTGCTGCTGGCTCCGCTCCTGCCTGAGCTTTCTGATCGGATGTTGGTCCAGCTCGGTCAGGAACCATTTGCCAGTGGCCCGCTGGCTTCTGCCTGCGACCCTGGCAGCCAAGCTTCTCCTTGGCTGCTAGCCCAGCGATGGGGTCAGCTAGAGCCAGGACTGGCCCTGATTGAGCCGCAGCCGGTGATGTTGCGACTTGAGCTCGAGTCACCTCTGTGA
- the lptC gene encoding LPS export ABC transporter periplasmic protein LptC, producing the protein MTTTARLQWCPLLTLSLGAAVTLPVLLVGCRPQVPKEEPAQPFVFRSLNLRQKDSSGRPLWELTSPEVRYDLGRRVAQARDLRGTIYAKGLPLYRITASSGTVINDGEVVQLEGPTRLQRLGPKPLVVTSTRVRWYPKQERMELDRSPRASQGELLLSARRARFWIKQDKLELRGLPLLERSGAVGLKLALSSADWFPTTGQLIGRGPVRGERRLAASGVQTLSAPSLSGNSLLQLIDLQAPVQVLDPGRKGRLDASHTRLDLARERISSAHPFTAVLDQSRLSGTGFEAIGPSHTLVVPLNCRLTQPTDSLVANSCSWNWQTNQIEALGAVELRRTALAQVTRSQRLQGVLTKQGMAVFSSPGARVETRVTLPPRARSGPDSRKLAPFAL; encoded by the coding sequence GTGACCACGACTGCCCGGCTGCAGTGGTGCCCCCTGCTGACCCTGAGCCTGGGTGCGGCAGTAACCCTGCCCGTGCTGTTGGTTGGATGCCGCCCCCAGGTGCCTAAGGAGGAGCCGGCCCAGCCTTTTGTCTTCCGCTCCCTCAACCTGCGCCAGAAGGATTCCAGCGGACGGCCCCTGTGGGAATTGACCAGCCCGGAGGTCCGCTACGACCTTGGTCGCCGTGTTGCCCAAGCCCGTGACCTGCGCGGCACCATCTATGCCAAGGGCCTACCCCTGTATCGAATAACGGCCAGCAGTGGCACCGTCATCAACGATGGTGAAGTGGTGCAGTTGGAGGGCCCGACCCGGCTGCAGCGACTTGGGCCCAAGCCACTTGTTGTGACCTCTACTCGTGTGCGTTGGTATCCCAAGCAGGAGCGGATGGAATTGGACCGCAGTCCGCGCGCTTCCCAGGGGGAGTTGCTCTTGTCCGCTCGGCGGGCCCGCTTCTGGATCAAGCAGGACAAGTTGGAGTTGCGGGGTCTGCCCCTGTTGGAGCGTTCAGGGGCCGTCGGCTTGAAGCTGGCGCTGAGTTCTGCAGATTGGTTCCCAACGACTGGCCAACTGATCGGTCGAGGACCAGTTCGGGGAGAACGGCGTCTGGCCGCTAGTGGAGTTCAAACACTTTCGGCCCCTTCCCTCAGCGGTAATTCCCTGCTTCAGCTGATCGACCTACAGGCGCCGGTGCAGGTGCTTGATCCTGGCCGCAAGGGCCGTCTTGATGCCAGCCATACCCGCCTAGACCTGGCACGGGAGCGCATTAGCAGTGCCCATCCATTCACCGCTGTGCTGGACCAGTCCCGGCTTAGCGGCACTGGCTTTGAAGCGATTGGTCCTAGTCACACCTTGGTGGTTCCACTTAATTGCCGCCTAACCCAACCGACGGATTCCCTCGTCGCCAATAGCTGCAGCTGGAATTGGCAGACAAATCAGATTGAGGCCCTTGGTGCTGTCGAGCTGCGCCGCACCGCTCTAGCCCAGGTCACCCGCTCACAGAGGCTTCAGGGCGTGCTCACTAAGCAGGGGATGGCTGTATTCAGCAGTCCGGGGGCACGGGTGGAAACTCGGGTGACTTTGCCCCCCCGGGCCCGATCAGGTCCTGATTCCCGCAAGCTGGCTCCATTCGCTCTCTAA
- a CDS encoding cofactor assembly of complex C subunit B: MAPSTPARVCFLSGVASLALVVLNQTTATSIDPALERAAVLASFLAVALMLVGVLWTRALPEAAARVALEGVQGVELADGLPEELAEELGWGSQMLLTATPAAAVVVLWQNKCLLRRGLLAPVAFEPGAICQRAQEKGAAISLVDLNLYPGRAEFESLLPGVPAVVVQPIDSRGLVVLAGWSPRCFNRSDLTWLEGWSQRLRERMEPACGNQDLIGPGGAKSPEFPPVPPDC, encoded by the coding sequence ATGGCCCCCTCCACACCCGCAAGGGTCTGTTTTCTCTCTGGGGTGGCCTCCCTAGCCCTGGTTGTACTGAATCAAACAACCGCTACCAGCATCGATCCCGCCCTTGAGCGAGCCGCCGTATTGGCCAGTTTCTTGGCGGTGGCTCTGATGTTGGTGGGTGTGCTCTGGACCCGGGCCTTGCCCGAAGCGGCTGCCCGAGTTGCCCTCGAAGGGGTACAGGGAGTTGAGCTCGCAGATGGGCTACCTGAAGAGTTGGCAGAAGAATTGGGCTGGGGTAGCCAGATGTTGCTCACCGCCACCCCAGCGGCAGCGGTGGTGGTGCTGTGGCAAAACAAGTGTTTGCTGCGCCGCGGCCTGCTGGCGCCGGTGGCCTTTGAACCAGGGGCAATCTGCCAGCGAGCCCAGGAAAAAGGGGCCGCCATCTCACTTGTAGATCTGAACCTCTATCCAGGCCGTGCTGAATTTGAGAGCCTGCTGCCTGGGGTGCCAGCCGTGGTGGTTCAGCCGATTGACTCAAGGGGCTTGGTAGTGCTTGCCGGCTGGTCGCCACGCTGCTTTAACCGCAGCGATTTGACCTGGCTCGAGGGTTGGTCCCAGCGGCTTAGAGAGCGAATGGAGCCAGCTTGCGGGAATCAGGACCTGATCGGGCCCGGGGGGGCAAAGTCACCCGAGTTTCCACCCGTGCCCCCGGACTGCTGA
- the psb32 gene encoding photosystem II repair protein Psb32: protein MPAPALAIAASGLPASAPEERILDTADVLSRAAIGELSKTLESFSAERVDAHLITVNRLDYGLSLSQLGNSVLERWSESGGEPNQVLFLIDSQTNSAAVVTSPGLVTQLDASLLRSTARTTMAQPIRDGGRYRQGSLDAMTRLLTVLQGGEDPGEPITAEVVSQPTNIPTKEETKSSNAFTWIVVLLTVGTIVPMLTWWVFSR from the coding sequence ATGCCTGCCCCGGCTCTGGCAATTGCCGCAAGTGGTTTACCGGCCTCCGCTCCCGAGGAACGCATCCTTGACACCGCCGATGTGTTGAGCCGAGCAGCCATCGGCGAGCTCAGCAAAACCCTCGAAAGCTTTTCAGCAGAGCGGGTGGATGCCCACTTGATCACCGTTAACCGCCTTGACTACGGGCTGAGCCTTTCCCAGCTCGGCAATTCAGTCCTGGAGCGTTGGTCCGAGTCTGGGGGCGAGCCCAACCAGGTGCTTTTTTTAATTGACAGCCAGACGAACAGTGCGGCGGTGGTGACCTCCCCAGGTCTGGTTACCCAGCTTGATGCCAGCCTGCTGCGCAGCACGGCCCGAACCACGATGGCCCAGCCGATCCGAGATGGTGGTCGCTATCGCCAGGGCAGCCTCGATGCCATGACTCGCCTGCTCACAGTGCTGCAGGGAGGTGAGGATCCCGGCGAACCAATCACCGCTGAGGTTGTCAGCCAGCCCACCAATATCCCCACGAAGGAGGAAACGAAGTCAAGCAATGCCTTCACTTGGATTGTGGTGCTTCTAACCGTTGGCACGATTGTGCCCATGCTCACCTGGTGGGTCTTCTCGCGCTGA
- the pxcA gene encoding proton extrusion protein PcxA, with translation MALTNWMGAFGRAQALDLSNDLERGYESALLIQSIELEHYNDRPVRPELDLRIPRSAQAQLLRRFRAALEVCRQSVQTLQGHRGELAGQEIRQFQLIESVVARYAASRDPLPAISRSPEVLPRSLIGVVDQVRRQLDPEAEANVVAGFRRRRDSTLVSLRILLLLILVPVLVQQISRTYVVSPLVDRFAPDNAFLTYPKPKLEEKAVEKLRLFQAEIEFDALLNGNPLPTRDELQMQLANKAQTLKDEADLESTHAIKNVFADLGGLVGFVCVCLFGRRDLQVLRGFLDELVYGLSDSAKAFGIILFTDIFVGFHSPEGWTVLLDGVANHLGLPAQENFIMLFIATFPVVLATVFKYWIFRYLNRVSPSSVATLHNMNGGG, from the coding sequence ATGGCACTAACCAACTGGATGGGGGCATTTGGGCGCGCCCAAGCCCTAGACCTCAGCAACGATTTGGAGCGCGGTTATGAATCTGCCCTGCTCATCCAGAGCATTGAGCTAGAGCACTACAACGACCGGCCCGTACGGCCGGAATTGGACCTGCGTATTCCCAGGTCGGCCCAAGCCCAGTTGCTGCGTCGTTTCCGAGCTGCGCTAGAGGTCTGCCGCCAGTCTGTACAAACCCTGCAGGGCCACCGAGGCGAGCTGGCCGGTCAGGAAATCCGCCAGTTTCAACTGATTGAGTCTGTAGTTGCCCGCTACGCGGCCAGTAGGGATCCTCTGCCTGCCATCTCTCGCTCTCCTGAGGTGCTGCCCCGCAGCCTGATTGGTGTTGTTGATCAGGTACGTCGCCAGCTCGACCCCGAGGCAGAAGCGAATGTGGTGGCGGGCTTTCGCCGGCGCAGAGACTCCACTTTGGTGTCATTGCGCATCCTGCTACTGCTGATTTTGGTGCCGGTGCTGGTTCAGCAGATCAGCCGCACCTATGTGGTTTCGCCCCTAGTAGATCGCTTCGCTCCAGACAACGCTTTTCTTACCTATCCCAAACCAAAACTTGAGGAAAAGGCGGTTGAGAAATTGCGTCTTTTCCAGGCGGAGATTGAATTTGATGCCCTTTTAAACGGCAATCCCCTGCCAACCCGTGATGAGCTGCAGATGCAGCTGGCGAACAAGGCTCAGACGCTAAAGGATGAAGCCGATCTGGAAAGCACCCACGCCATTAAGAACGTGTTTGCCGATCTTGGTGGTCTGGTTGGTTTTGTTTGCGTTTGCTTGTTTGGTCGCCGTGATCTTCAGGTGTTGCGCGGTTTTCTTGATGAGCTCGTTTACGGATTGAGCGACAGCGCCAAGGCCTTCGGAATTATACTGTTTACCGATATTTTTGTCGGCTTTCACAGCCCGGAGGGCTGGACAGTACTGCTGGATGGCGTCGCTAACCACCTCGGCCTGCCCGCCCAGGAGAATTTCATAATGTTATTCATTGCCACCTTCCCGGTGGTTTTAGCAACTGTGTTCAAATACTGGATTTTCCGCTATCTCAACCGTGTATCACCCTCTTCTGTGGCCACGCTCCACAACATGAACGGTGGTGGTTGA
- the cobU gene encoding bifunctional adenosylcobinamide kinase/adenosylcobinamide-phosphate guanylyltransferase, whose product MLGPARSGKSRWAEHLAMQSGLPVTYLATGPRPTQDDATWLARVEAHAARRPPHWNVLEVDSALAGALDSLSPPGFALVDSLGTWVAAGLELDASAWQQRCTGLGQSLSRCKVPVLLVSEQTGWGVVPATAIGGLFRDRLGSLEQQLAPLCAAIWLVVAGRALNLSNLGFAVPPP is encoded by the coding sequence GTGCTTGGTCCTGCCCGCAGTGGCAAGAGCCGCTGGGCCGAGCACCTCGCTATGCAGTCGGGCCTACCGGTTACCTACTTGGCAACCGGGCCTCGGCCAACACAAGACGATGCAACCTGGTTGGCAAGGGTTGAGGCCCACGCCGCTAGACGTCCACCGCACTGGAACGTCTTGGAGGTTGATAGCGCCTTGGCCGGCGCCCTCGACTCTCTAAGCCCGCCTGGGTTTGCTCTGGTCGATTCCCTCGGCACCTGGGTCGCTGCTGGCCTCGAGCTCGATGCTTCTGCTTGGCAACAGCGCTGTACAGGCCTTGGCCAAAGCTTGAGCCGCTGCAAGGTGCCCGTGCTGCTCGTGAGTGAGCAAACTGGTTGGGGCGTAGTGCCAGCCACCGCGATCGGCGGTTTATTTCGCGATCGGCTTGGCTCTTTGGAGCAGCAGCTTGCCCCCCTCTGCGCTGCTATCTGGCTTGTGGTTGCGGGCCGCGCGCTCAATCTGAGCAACCTGGGTTTTGCCGTACCACCCCCTTGA
- a CDS encoding tRNA (cytidine(34)-2'-O)-methyltransferase: MPRIVLFQPQIPPNTGNVARTCAATGTELHLVEPLGFQIDDRQLKRAGLDYWPLVSLQRHVDWSAFADHRVRSGGRLIALSSHASQPYTSWQFEPDDWLLFGRETDGLPTDVLGSADAALTIPMSGAKRPQQAGVRSLNLSVSVGVVLFEALRQQNLLTLA; the protein is encoded by the coding sequence GTGCCGCGGATCGTTTTGTTCCAGCCGCAAATTCCACCCAACACAGGCAATGTGGCTCGCACCTGCGCCGCCACTGGCACGGAGCTGCACCTTGTGGAGCCCCTGGGCTTCCAAATCGATGATCGCCAGCTCAAACGTGCTGGCCTCGACTACTGGCCCCTGGTGTCCTTGCAGCGCCATGTCGACTGGTCAGCGTTTGCTGATCATCGAGTCCGCAGCGGCGGTCGCCTGATCGCCCTTAGTAGCCATGCAAGCCAGCCCTACACCAGTTGGCAATTTGAACCCGATGACTGGCTGCTGTTTGGCCGCGAAACCGACGGCCTGCCAACGGATGTGCTGGGCTCGGCCGATGCCGCCCTCACGATCCCAATGTCAGGCGCCAAGCGGCCCCAGCAGGCCGGAGTGCGTAGCCTCAACCTCTCCGTATCGGTTGGGGTCGTGTTGTTTGAGGCGCTACGACAACAGAACTTGCTGACATTGGCGTGA
- a CDS encoding peptidoglycan DD-metalloendopeptidase family protein: MKPLQTTLRFLIPCAIALPAVVAALDPADIEKASVDSLIAALPAPSIDKIWVKVRQPISVEELSGSLKLDEERLAKLNDVNEDHHFRQGDWLVVPSQQSRQIKQLAAIDTSELRRTPPLQSLPPVEDRAVVRFGDTVVKIAQRYGLTLQELLRLNPGLETARLVVGSQVRLAQASSGRTRMVLGLKPTTSGGISWPELPGFDELNKPFSGPSSAQGWIWPTKGVFTSGYGWRWGRMHKGIDVANNVGTPIVAAKAGRVVFSGWHDGGYGYLVTLAHADGSRSLYGHNSRLMVRVGQDVEQGSLISHMGSTGRSTGPHLHFEVHPPSSGAANPLHFLPPRA, encoded by the coding sequence ATGAAGCCTTTGCAAACGACTCTGCGATTCCTGATCCCCTGCGCCATTGCCCTGCCGGCAGTGGTCGCAGCTCTTGACCCCGCCGATATCGAGAAGGCTTCTGTTGATTCTTTGATCGCCGCCCTACCTGCCCCCAGCATCGACAAGATCTGGGTGAAGGTGCGCCAGCCCATCAGCGTTGAAGAGCTTTCCGGCAGCCTCAAGCTTGATGAAGAGCGGCTGGCCAAGCTCAATGATGTCAACGAAGACCACCATTTCCGTCAAGGTGACTGGCTGGTTGTTCCCAGCCAGCAATCGAGGCAAATAAAGCAGCTGGCAGCGATCGATACCAGTGAGTTGCGTCGTACACCCCCTCTCCAGTCCCTGCCGCCTGTGGAGGACCGTGCTGTTGTCCGCTTTGGCGACACGGTCGTAAAGATTGCTCAGCGCTATGGACTGACCCTGCAGGAACTGCTGCGTCTGAATCCTGGCCTTGAAACAGCACGTCTTGTGGTCGGCAGCCAAGTACGGCTAGCCCAGGCATCATCCGGTCGCACCCGCATGGTGCTGGGGCTCAAGCCAACCACTAGCGGTGGTATCAGTTGGCCTGAATTGCCTGGTTTTGATGAGCTCAACAAGCCCTTCTCTGGCCCTAGCTCAGCTCAGGGCTGGATTTGGCCGACCAAGGGAGTTTTTACTTCCGGTTACGGCTGGCGCTGGGGACGCATGCACAAGGGCATCGACGTGGCAAACAACGTGGGGACCCCGATCGTGGCGGCCAAGGCTGGTCGCGTGGTCTTCTCTGGCTGGCACGACGGCGGCTACGGCTACTTGGTGACCCTGGCCCATGCCGATGGCAGCCGTTCCCTTTACGGCCACAACAGCCGTCTGATGGTCCGGGTAGGGCAGGATGTTGAACAGGGATCTTTGATATCCCATATGGGCAGCACAGGCCGAAGCACCGGCCCCCACCTGCACTTCGAGGTACACCCCCCTAGTTCCGGGGCTGCCAACCCACTCCATTTCCTGCCACCTAGAGCCTGA
- a CDS encoding peroxiredoxin: protein MSRLVGLQAPDFTATAVVDQEFKEISLSQFRGKYVVLFFYPLDFTFVCPTEIIAFSERYNDFSSRNCEVLGVSVDSQFSHLAWVQTDRKNGGIGDIAYPLVADLKKDIARSYEVLDEEAGVALRGLFIIDPDGVIMQSTINNLPVGRSVDETLRLLQAFQHIRNNPDEVCPANWNPGDKTMNPDPVKSKEFFAAVN, encoded by the coding sequence ATGTCCCGGCTAGTTGGCCTGCAGGCTCCCGATTTCACAGCCACCGCCGTAGTGGATCAGGAATTCAAGGAGATCAGTCTCTCCCAGTTCCGCGGCAAATACGTGGTGCTGTTCTTCTATCCCCTCGACTTCACTTTTGTCTGCCCAACGGAGATCATCGCTTTCTCCGAGCGCTACAACGACTTCTCCAGCCGCAACTGCGAAGTGCTGGGTGTTTCAGTAGATAGCCAGTTCAGTCACCTCGCCTGGGTTCAGACGGATCGTAAGAACGGTGGTATTGGTGATATTGCCTATCCCCTCGTTGCCGACCTCAAGAAGGACATCGCCCGCTCCTACGAAGTCCTCGATGAGGAAGCAGGTGTCGCCCTACGTGGTCTGTTCATCATTGATCCTGATGGCGTGATCATGCAGAGCACAATCAACAATCTGCCCGTGGGCCGCAGTGTGGACGAGACCCTGCGTCTGCTGCAGGCCTTCCAGCACATCCGCAACAACCCCGACGAAGTCTGCCCCGCAAACTGGAACCCAGGTGATAAGACCATGAATCCCGACCCGGTTAAGAGCAAGGAGTTCTTTGCCGCCGTCAACTGA
- the purQ gene encoding phosphoribosylformylglycinamidine synthase subunit PurQ produces the protein MTIGIVVFPGSNCDRDMRWALEGCVGLPTRFLWHEERDLSGLDAVVIPGGFSYGDYLRCGAIARFAPVLESVKLFAEAGGAVLGICNGFQVLTEMGLLPGALTRNARLHFLCEPTPLSVNPGNCRWLRGYSEAEAIVLPIAHGEGRYQCESEQLAELEANGQVVLRYSSNPNGSVGDVAGLTNAGGNVLGLMPHPERACDPITGGLDGLRLLSSLRN, from the coding sequence ATGACCATTGGCATCGTGGTGTTCCCAGGCTCAAATTGTGACCGGGATATGCGCTGGGCCTTAGAGGGGTGCGTCGGTCTACCGACCCGGTTCCTTTGGCATGAGGAGCGCGATCTCAGCGGCCTAGACGCAGTGGTGATCCCTGGCGGCTTCAGCTATGGAGACTATTTGCGCTGCGGTGCAATTGCCAGGTTTGCCCCCGTATTGGAGTCGGTGAAGCTTTTCGCTGAAGCAGGCGGTGCGGTATTGGGTATCTGCAATGGCTTTCAGGTACTCACAGAAATGGGGTTATTGCCAGGGGCTCTCACCCGCAATGCTCGGCTGCATTTTCTCTGTGAACCAACACCGCTGAGCGTTAATCCGGGCAACTGTCGCTGGCTGAGAGGGTACAGCGAGGCAGAAGCGATCGTGCTGCCAATCGCCCATGGGGAGGGGCGATACCAGTGCGAGAGCGAGCAACTGGCTGAGCTCGAAGCAAATGGTCAGGTGGTGTTGCGCTACTCAAGCAATCCCAACGGTTCGGTTGGTGATGTGGCGGGCCTAACCAACGCAGGCGGCAATGTGTTGGGTCTGATGCCCCATCCGGAGCGCGCCTGCGACCCGATCACAGGGGGGCTAGACGGATTGAGACTGCTTAGCAGCCTGCGCAATTGA